The sequence ACCGGGACGTGTAAGCGGTTCGGCAAATGCACAAAAAGCTGTTGAATGGGGATATAAAACCATGAGCGATTTGGGGTTTGATACCGTGTTTTTACAACCTTGTATGGTGCCCCATTGGGTGCGTGGCGACGCTGAAGAAGCAAAAATTATTGGTAAGCGCGTAAAGGAGAAGGTTAACATTTGTGCCTTGGGAGGTAGTATAGGAACGGGCAAAAAAGGAATAAAAGCCCAAGTAATCGAAGTAAAAAGCATTGAAGAGGTTGAAAAACTGGGGCGTGATAAGGTAGAAGGTAAAATTGTGTTTTACAGTCGCCCTATGGATGCCCGTAAAATATATACGTTTGCCGCTTATGGCAGTTGTGTCGATCAACGGGTTTGGGGTGCCAAAGAAGCTGCCAAACACGGTGCGGTGGGTGTTATTGTCCGATCGATGAATTTATCACAAGATAAGCATCCGCACACGGGTACGTTGGTGTATGATGACAGTGTGCAGAAAATACCCGCAGCGGCGATTAGCACCGAGGATGCTGATAAACTAAGCCTGCTGCTGCAAAGCGAGCCCGAATTGCAGTTCTATTTCCGCCAAACGTGTGAAACCTTGCCCGATGTACTTTCGTACAACGTAGTAGGAGAAATACGCGGCACAGAGTTTCCGCAAGAGTATGTGATTACAGGTGGCCACTTGGATGCTTGGGATAATGGCGAAGGCGCACACGATGACGGTGCGGGTTGTGTACACTCGATAGAGGCTGTAAGGATATTTAAAGCGTTGGGTATCCGTCCCAAACGTACCATACGTGCTGTGTTGTTTATGAACGAAGAAAACGGGTTAAAGGGTGCCTTGCAATATGCCCGCCAAGCGGATAGTTTGCAAGAAAAACATATTGCAGCGATTGAAAGCGATAGAGGCGGTTTCACACCCCGCGGTTTTCATTTAGAGGGAGATTCGGGCAAGATAGAGTTGGTGCGCCAATGGGTGAAATTGTTTGAGCCTTACGGTCTGCATGATTTTGCCAACGGTGGCGGCGGAGCAGACATCAGTCCCCTAAAAAAATCACAAAAAGGTATTTTGCTGGCAGGGTTCGTGCCTGACTCTCAACGATATTTTGATTTCCACCATGCCAACACCGACCGCTTTGAGAACGTCAATAAAAGAGAACTTGAATTAGGTGCAGCATCCATTGCTGCGTTTATGTATTTATTAACACAACATGGGTATTAAATCGTTACCAAAATATACTGCATTGGCAATGGCCTTTGGCCTTGCTTTGTCTGTACAAGGGCAACAAAACGGCTTGCCTGCCATTGCCCCAAACGCGGTGCATACCATAAATGGGTTGGATGCCGAGCAAATGTATGCCGAAGATAACAGCCGTAAAAAGCCTTACCACCCTGAGAACGTAGGCCGATTATTAGTTGTAAACCTCACCCCCTACAACTCGGGTGAGTGGATTACAACCGATAAAGGTTCTGTTTGGCGGTTAAAAGTGAAGCTTGACGGAGCAAAAGCCGTTACCCTGCTGGGTAAGATGGAAAATATGCCCAACGGAGCATCGCTGATTGTTTATGGTAATAATACACCGGCAGTAAAAAACACGTACAAAACGGCTGATTTTTCTACCCAAAATATCATCTCTACCACTCCCGTTGCAGGGCAAGAAGCAGTGATTGAGTATTTTGTGCCTAACGGAACCAGCAATACTGCACATTTAACAATTGAAAGGCTTTGCTACATTTACCGATATACCGACCCCAACGAAACCCAAACCGATGGCTTTGGTGATGCCTCAAGCTGTAATGTAAATGTAAATTGCAGCGAAGGTGATAACTGGAGAAACCAACGCAATTCGGTGGTGCGCATTTTAAGTTATACTGATTTTAATACCCAATGGTGCACGGGGACGATGGTAAACAATACCTCGCAAAAAATTAAACCGTATTTGTTAACGGCCATGCACTGCGGTTTAGGTTTTAATGATAGTTTGAGCAACGATACCATGTTTAAATACTGGTTGTTTACGTTTAACTACCAAGCCCCCTCGTGTGCAAACCCCATGAGCGAAGGCAATCTTGCCGATAATAAAATTACAGGCTCAAAAGTGTTGGCACATACAGAAGACAAAGGCGGCGAGCTGGGAAGCGATTTTTTGTTGCTTGAAATTACCCAACCCATCCCCCCAAGCTACGGAGTGTATTATTCAGGTTGGAGTTTGGATACTACCGAAGATTATACCGATAGCGCAGTATGCATCCATCACCCTAAATACGATATCAAAAAAATATCTACCTCTACATGGCCGCTTAAAAAAGGGGCTCCCTACCCTACTTCTCCCGATAATACCCATTGGGAAGTGTTATGGTCGGCCACTGCCAACGGTCATGGAGTTACCGAACCAGGCTCATCCGGTTCAGCATTATTTAATAAAAAAGGGTACCTGATTGGAACCCTTACGGGCGGAAGTGCATCTTGTAATAAGTTGAACGGTACTGATTTTTACGGCCGATTGGATTGGCATTGGGACAAAAACGGCTCAACGCCGCGCAGCCGTTTGAAAGATTGGCTAGACTCGACCAATACCGGAGTTACCAGCGTAAGCGGAGCATACTTATACCCCGAAAGTGTAGGCGAAACTGTTGAAAAAGATAAACTGACACTATACCCCAACCCTGCCAATAATTGGCTGCGTATTAGCGGCAGTGAGTTTGATAATGCCACCATCACCACTGTTTTGGGGCAACAATTACAAACTATTGCGCTACAAAACGGTTGGTTACATATAGAAACACTGCCTGCGGGCGTTTATATAGTGAGTGTCAACAATGGCAACACTACCTACACGGGCAGGTTTATAAAACAATAACAGGATAAAGAGTAACAGGAATAATGAGAGTAGTTGTAGTAATTATTAGTTTGCTGGCCGCAATCAGTATGTATAGTTGCAAAACGGGGAAAAATGCAGCCGTAAAACCTCTTTCGCCCCACACGGATACACTGAAAATGCTTGTAAACTACCAAACCGATACACTTACTGTATTTGTGAAGCGAATTGTTGTAAGCGATAGTCTTTTTGGTCTTGACGAAGGCTCAGTTGATTTTAATATTGTGCATACAGAGCAAAAAGACAGTATTTTGTTCATCACCATCAGTAGTTATTTCAACTGCAAAAAGGATGATTTTAAGTTATACCAAAGTAAGATTGAGCTAAAAACTTACCCTGTACGTTTGCGCTGCCGTATTTCTAAGGGTGAGCCCAAAGAGTGTGAAGAAAAACCCGCCATGTACACCTTGGCAGTAGATATAAGGGATATTCTAAGCAACCATGCCGAGGCAAACCTTATGTTTACCGGGTTTAATAAATTGGTAACCGTTAAACGTTACAAATAATGGCAATTTGACACGGCTGTGCTATTGGCCTTGTTTTTGCGATATTTGCAGTATAAAACCATACCCATTATGGAAGTAGTAGATGCACCCAAAACCCTTGCCCCTTCGCCCATTACGTTTACTGAAGGTGCGCGTACCGAATTATTAAAGCTGATAAACACGCTGAGTATTTCTGACGAGCAGGGACTACGTATTGGTGTAAAAGGCGGCGGCTGTTCGGGCTTATCGTACCTGTTGGCTTTTGACAGTAAGGAAGAAGGTGATACGGAGTACATGGCCGACGGTATTAAAATACTGATGAACAAAGCCCACTTAATGTATTTGGTAGGTATGCAGGTAGATTGGGAAGACGGACTGAATAACAAAGGCTTTACGTTTAGCAATCCTAATGCTACAACTACCTGCGGCTGCGGCACTTCGTTTGCGGCGGGGTAATATTTTACGAACGCGATAACAAATAAAACGTCCAAGAACAAAAAATCCCCGAATAGGACGGAAACCTTTCGGGGATTGTATTAAATATACTCAGTATAGTACTACCAATGCACAGTGTCGTATGGGTAATACTTTTGTTCCTTCAAGCTGCTGTCGTCAATGCCTTTTAATTATACTATTGTGGCCGTTTCCCATGCCCATATAGAGCTAATCCTCCCCATAGCGTTTAACCGTTTTTTCTATTGTTCCGTCCTCATTAAGGGTTAGATACACATTTGCATGACTGTGAAATATTAACAAGGGTGCCCCTGTTTCATCATCAATATACAAAAAAGCAAGTCGCCTAGGGGTAAATTGTATCGCAATCTGATAAGCTACAACCCAAGTAGGTTTAGAAAATCTATTGTCTTTTTTATCCACTGCGATTGCTTTTAATTCAACAGATTTGTCATATGGAAATTCGAGTTTCCTTAAAACGTCTTTTGCGATGTCTAAAATTTCTTTTTCTGTATGTTTCATGAATAAATTTCATTTATCAGCAATGTACTGCTAACAAAAAAAATCCCCGAATAGTAGGTAAACTATAGAAATACGTTAAGTAAGCATTAGCTTTAATATACGTTCTAGCATTTTGTTAAATGAATCAAAAACTTCAACTACATCCCCACTATAACGATCCAGTAACTCAAAATTCATTTCCGTTTTATTAAAAACAAAAGTGTATTGCCCTGATTCAGCAAAAAAGATATACCTTCTGTTTTCTTTATCCTGATCATACCAAACTTCGTTGTTTTCAAAAATGCCGTACAAAACATTATTTACATCAAAATCATTTGATGAATAAATTATTACTCCATTTTCCTCCAACCCATTACAAATCTTCAAAAATTCTAAGTATCCATCGTCCAAACTTGTTTTAAAATACTCTTTAAATTTTATGCGAAATGAATCAACATCTTTATTGTCCAGTCCTTGAGGAATAGAAAGCCCAAACTCTCCCCTATCATTTTTTATTTCTGCGATAAGTGTTTCAATGCTACTCATTAAATTTCTTAAAATAACTAAATGCAAGTTTAACCCCTCTTATTCAAGATAATCAAATTCAATAATGCCTGATAAATTCATCTATTTTTTTTGTTTTCATATCTCACCACCTAAAAATTCTTCTAATGTATTAGCAACAAAAATTCCTTCCTCGTCCCCTGTATCAAGGAACCAGCAAAAAATCTCACCATAGTTTTTTTTATCAATAGATATACAATATGGATTACCGAACGCATCGTATGCAATAGGAACATAATTTTTAGGGATGATATCTTCAATTAATTGGAAATCAGTAATTGCATTTTCTAACAATGCTTCGTTTCTTGTTAAACTGTAGAACCCTCCAATTGATCCTTCTTCGCCGTCAATATAAATACAATCTTCTGAAGGAATGCCCCCGTTAAACCTCAACAGCAGTTTCTTATAGTTTTGAGGAAGTCTTATGTTAAACTTGGCTTCAAAATCATCAATATCCTTTTGAATAATCGGATTACCAACATCATAAAAATCAATTTTTTTCATTCTTCTAATTCTTCAATAGGACCATGGGGTCCCACAGTGTACAAGACTTCACCTGTATTTGCATCAATTCTAACCCCCATCGCTCGCGCACCCATTCCCCATGGGGCTCCATACCCAACAACATAGGTATCAATATACTGTCCTTCCCTTACTCCATAGAAAACTTTCATTTCTTTAAAAACCAAAATCTTTCTATTTCCTCAACAGAATTTATTGATGTAAAACTCCTCTTTTTCTCTTTTAAATAATTTTTAGCAATCTCCAATGCTTGTTTTGGTGTTATCATAATCAATATAATAATTGATTAATTTCAATTTCTCTAAAACTTTAGGGTGTTTTTCAATATCAAAACTATATTATATTTTCAATTATATACTGCAAAAAAATTAAGGGTTAACAAATTTTTGAGGTGTAATTAAATATAGTATCGCACCATCTTTTGCATCTAACATGACGAATGACACTTTAACTTCATCACCCCAAACCTCACCAAAGCCAATACTATAAGTGCTGTGAACTTCACCAAGTTTTGCTCCAAAAGGAATAACATGGGTTTCTTCAAAATAAATTTTATCATTGGAATCGATAAATGTGAAATCACGAGAGTTTTGTTTCAAATACTCTTCTGCCAGTTTTCTAGCAACTTCTTTGGTTATCATACTATTTTACTTGCGAATTTAGTATTGTATTAATGTCTATTTCTTTTCTAACAATTGGAACTTTATTGATGTCAATATAAATACAATCTTCTGAAGGAATGCCCCCGTTAAACCTCAACAGCAGTTTCTTATAGTTTTGAGGAAGTCTTATGTTAAACTTGGCTTCAAAATCATCAATATCCTTTTGAATAATCGGATTACCAACATCATAAAAATCAATTTTTTTCATTCCAATTTGTGTTACCTACAGAAATAATCATTCAACACCCACGCTGATAAAAGTTTTTTGTACCAATATAGCACAACCTGTTGCAAAGTTTAAACGGCTAAAGTATTGCTTGTAAAAAAGAAGTTTGTATTAAATACTTTTGTAGAACGGGCGTATAACAACCCGCTGCGATACTATTTTGACTTCTTATAAACGCAAGCGCCTTACGGCGGATGAATACTACACGGGCATTTTAAATGCCGACCGTGCAGTATTGGGCAAAGCTATCACCTTGATTGAAAGCACGTTGGATACTGATAAACAACTTGCTAATGAGGTAATAGAACGCTGCCTGCCGCACAGCGGCAACAGCATTCGTGTGGGGATTACGGGAGTGCCCGGTGTGGGCAAAAGCACGTTTATAGAGTCATTCGGGATGTTTTTGGCAGAGGCAGGCCGTAAGGTGTGTGTGCTGGCCATCGACCCTACTTCGCAAATCTCACACGGCAGCATATTGGGCGATAAAACCCGTATGCAAAACCTTTCATCGCACCCCAATGCGTTTATACGTCCTTCGCCCAGTAGCGGCTCTTTGGGCGGTGTAACCCGCAGTACCCGCGAAACAGTTATACTTTGTGAAGCAGCGGGCTTTGACACGGTAATTATTGAAACTGTGGGCGTGGGACAAAGTGAAACGGCTGTACACGGCATGGTAGATTTCTTTTTACTGCTGATGCTGGCAGGTGCAGGCGATGAATTGCAAGGAATTAAGCGCGGTATTATGGAAATGTGCGATGCACTGATTATTACCAAAGCGGATGGCGAAAACAAAACCAAAGCACAACGGGCGATTGTTGAGTACCGGAATGCGCTGCATTTGTACCCGCCAACACAATCAGGATGGGCAGCAAAGGTGGGTATTTGTTCTTCGCTGACGGGGGAAGGTGTGCCCGAAGTATGGGATATTATTACTGAATACGAGACGCTGACGAAACAAAACGGATATTTTGCTACCCACCGTACCGAACAGGAAAAACAACGTTTGCACGAAACCATTGAGCAACTGCTAAAAGACCGTTTTTACCATAACCCGGCAGTAGTTAAAAAGATTAAAGAATTGGAACAACAGGTGGCCGATAAGAAAATAAGTGCCTACAGTGCTGCTGAGGAGTTGATAAAAACCCACTAACGATTGTAGTCATCACTTAAATCCCAAAGGGCTTTTAAGTACACATCCCAAGAGTTTTCAGCTTTTGTTACTGTTGAGTCCTTTAACTTTCCGTTTTCATAAAAATAAACTTTTGTTGTCCATAAACTATCTGTATTACATCCGTCAAACGGAATATATTCAGCGCTGGCTACTAACTCAATACTATCATTAACTACTTTATACAGTTCCTTATCAATAGTCCAACAGAGTCCTCTATAACTATGCGTTCGAAGTAGCTTTCTGTTTTTATCAAGTGATAAATTACGTAAATCAAATTGTGGTGTTCGTTTTAATGTATTTAGTTTTAAATCGTATAAAAAAGTAGTAGAGAACGAGTTTCCCCAAGCGCCTTGCATATCCGTAAATACAACATCGTTATACCCGTCAAAATTTACATCCATAGCTTTAATATCTAAATGATAAGGGTCCATTCCTGCGTTTTCATTGTAAAAAATTCTTTTATACTCATTTCCAATTCGCTTGTGTATTATTAAATCATTTCCAAATATGATACTAGCTACAAACTTTTGGCTATTAATGGTAAAACCTTTTATCAATAGTGGGTAAAAATCTTTTCTTTCTGTTATAGTAAATGACTTATAATTAATGAAATGACTTATTGTATCTTCAACCATACTTAAAATTTCATTAGAAAAACTATCAGGATAAACCTGTACTATTTCTTCTGAATGACTATCTAATAATTCCGACACAATTTTTGTAGACTCGGTTGTATCGTCAACAGTTTCAGCAGTTATATGTTTGTTGACCTTACCGCAGCTTATAGCTACAAGAAAAAAAAATATAACCACAAAGCATTTTATTATACCAATTTTCATCCTTTCATTAACTTCAAAACCTATTAAAACATTGTGCTGTATAAAAAAAATTTTACCTTCACGTATCAAATTAATTCTTATGCTATCTAATCAAGCGCTGCAACACATTTTAGCTAAGTGGAGTATCTTATACCCAAACCGCCCCTCAACATTTAGAAACTCAGTTATTTTCTGGATTTTAAGGGTTCTATTTAACTTGATTATTCTAATTTCTTTTGCCGTACTAATGACCACCTTCTCAAGGGAGATGTGGCTCCCTGCTTTTGAAGAGGTTGTTACTGCAGAAGATTATGAAGCCATGGATGCACTTTTGGTAGCAATGCGGGGTAC comes from Bacteroidota bacterium and encodes:
- a CDS encoding M20/M25/M40 family metallo-hydrolase translates to MKKQLLAIYWLLAIPFCLSAQNPNSDSAVIRRMFDEALLRGKAHPMLGELCKTAPGRVSGSANAQKAVEWGYKTMSDLGFDTVFLQPCMVPHWVRGDAEEAKIIGKRVKEKVNICALGGSIGTGKKGIKAQVIEVKSIEEVEKLGRDKVEGKIVFYSRPMDARKIYTFAAYGSCVDQRVWGAKEAAKHGAVGVIVRSMNLSQDKHPHTGTLVYDDSVQKIPAAAISTEDADKLSLLLQSEPELQFYFRQTCETLPDVLSYNVVGEIRGTEFPQEYVITGGHLDAWDNGEGAHDDGAGCVHSIEAVRIFKALGIRPKRTIRAVLFMNEENGLKGALQYARQADSLQEKHIAAIESDRGGFTPRGFHLEGDSGKIELVRQWVKLFEPYGLHDFANGGGGADISPLKKSQKGILLAGFVPDSQRYFDFHHANTDRFENVNKRELELGAASIAAFMYLLTQHGY
- a CDS encoding T9SS type A sorting domain-containing protein encodes the protein MGIKSLPKYTALAMAFGLALSVQGQQNGLPAIAPNAVHTINGLDAEQMYAEDNSRKKPYHPENVGRLLVVNLTPYNSGEWITTDKGSVWRLKVKLDGAKAVTLLGKMENMPNGASLIVYGNNTPAVKNTYKTADFSTQNIISTTPVAGQEAVIEYFVPNGTSNTAHLTIERLCYIYRYTDPNETQTDGFGDASSCNVNVNCSEGDNWRNQRNSVVRILSYTDFNTQWCTGTMVNNTSQKIKPYLLTAMHCGLGFNDSLSNDTMFKYWLFTFNYQAPSCANPMSEGNLADNKITGSKVLAHTEDKGGELGSDFLLLEITQPIPPSYGVYYSGWSLDTTEDYTDSAVCIHHPKYDIKKISTSTWPLKKGAPYPTSPDNTHWEVLWSATANGHGVTEPGSSGSALFNKKGYLIGTLTGGSASCNKLNGTDFYGRLDWHWDKNGSTPRSRLKDWLDSTNTGVTSVSGAYLYPESVGETVEKDKLTLYPNPANNWLRISGSEFDNATITTVLGQQLQTIALQNGWLHIETLPAGVYIVSVNNGNTTYTGRFIKQ
- a CDS encoding iron-sulfur cluster assembly accessory protein, producing MEVVDAPKTLAPSPITFTEGARTELLKLINTLSISDEQGLRIGVKGGGCSGLSYLLAFDSKEEGDTEYMADGIKILMNKAHLMYLVGMQVDWEDGLNNKGFTFSNPNATTTCGCGTSFAAG
- a CDS encoding SMI1/KNR4 family protein; its protein translation is MSSIETLIAEIKNDRGEFGLSIPQGLDNKDVDSFRIKFKEYFKTSLDDGYLEFLKICNGLEENGVIIYSSNDFDVNNVLYGIFENNEVWYDQDKENRRYIFFAESGQYTFVFNKTEMNFELLDRYSGDVVEVFDSFNKMLERILKLMLT
- a CDS encoding SMI1/KNR4 family protein, producing the protein MKKIDFYDVGNPIIQKDIDDFEAKFNIRLPQNYKKLLLRFNGGIPSEDCIYIDGEEGSIGGFYSLTRNEALLENAITDFQLIEDIIPKNYVPIAYDAFGNPYCISIDKKNYGEIFCWFLDTGDEEGIFVANTLEEFLGGEI
- a CDS encoding SMI1/KNR4 family protein — protein: MKKIDFYDVGNPIIQKDIDDFEAKFNIRLPQNYKKLLLRFNGGIPSEDCIYIDINKVPIVRKEIDINTILNSQVK
- the meaB gene encoding methylmalonyl Co-A mutase-associated GTPase MeaB — protein: MTSYKRKRLTADEYYTGILNADRAVLGKAITLIESTLDTDKQLANEVIERCLPHSGNSIRVGITGVPGVGKSTFIESFGMFLAEAGRKVCVLAIDPTSQISHGSILGDKTRMQNLSSHPNAFIRPSPSSGSLGGVTRSTRETVILCEAAGFDTVIIETVGVGQSETAVHGMVDFFLLLMLAGAGDELQGIKRGIMEMCDALIITKADGENKTKAQRAIVEYRNALHLYPPTQSGWAAKVGICSSLTGEGVPEVWDIITEYETLTKQNGYFATHRTEQEKQRLHETIEQLLKDRFYHNPAVVKKIKELEQQVADKKISAYSAAEELIKTH